The window TGCAGCTTATCAGTACTTAAACTTGCCCTCACCGGTTGAGCGCAAAGCATTCTATGAACAATACTGGCAGGGTAAAGAAGAAGAACAGAGCGAATTTGAAAAAAGGGTAGAGTTTGCCTTTAAAGAATTCGGCAAATATGCGCCTCTTACCGATGACCGGATACCCATATATGTAAAATATGGAAATCCTACAAGGCGCTATATAATAACTCCAGAAAAGAAAGTGGGAATTGTGACGAGGGAATTCGTCCGGCCTGCCGAGATATGGACCTACAAAAATGAAGGCATAGAATTCGATTTCGTTCGGCTAACTCGTGCCTATAAGATTGTGGCAAAGAGTGAATTTGGTGAACACGTAAGAATTCCCTATTTGAAAGAAGACACAACAGAAATAGCTTTTGTTAATACTGTTTTCGGCAAAAAATTAAACTTCGCAATATCTTACGGGCGATTTAGGCAACGACGGGACTTGGTTAGATTAGAGATATACACCAGCATTCAGATTGATGCTGCCACGGATACACCGCTGCGCCGGAGGGTGCAGGTGTATAATGAGGCTGAAAGTCTAATAGTGGAAAGACTTAGTAGCTTAATACCGACGAATGGATTTGGGAGTTTTATTTATTACGATGAGATAAACTTGTGGCTAGCACCCCAGAAATACAGAATAGCCATTGAATACCTCAATCCGCAGGAACAGACCTATGGTAGGAAAGAATTTTCAGTTGATCTTCTTGATTACAAAGAAGATGCAAAAAAAATAAGTGATTTGGTTTTTGCGAAATTGATTGATGAAGCAATAAGTGATGAGAAATTTTTTAAGCCGGTAGGCAGGGTTATACCAGTCGTTCAGGCAGCGCTTCCTGTGTCTACCCCGTTCTATATATATCATGAAGTATATAATCTAAAAATGCAGAAAGGGCAACATTTACTACGGGTTGATTATGAAGTTTACAATAAAGAGCGAATGCGCAAAGAGATTGTTGATATTATGAGCCATATTAAAAGCGGTGATGGTGATGTGGCATATATTGCTGCAAAATATCATCCAATGGATTTGCCTCCGGGTAATTATATAATTGTTGCCAAAACCACCGATCTCTTGAGTAACGAACAATTTTCGGCAGTGGGCGAATTCACGCTGGAATCGCCCAGCAAATAAATATGAAAAAGCCGATTATACAAATTAATTTAATCCTTATTTTGCTTAACATGGGGTGCATCATGAAATATACCGAAAAAAGATTTCCCTCGACAAAAAAAGTGCCTGTCGCCGATTGTATCCACGGGAAGGTAATTATTGATGAGTACCGGTGGTTAGAAAATTTTACTGATGATAAAGTTCAAGAATGGATTGCCCAGCAGAATAATCTGACACGTGAATATCTTGATAAACTTCCCCAGCGGGAATGGTTGAAAAGGAGATTTACTGAATTAAAAAGATACGATGATATATCTGCTCCTCGTCAAGTTCTCGTTGGTGATCGAATATTTTATTCAGCAATAAAGAAGGATTGGGAGCGCTGGGCATATTATACAAAAGAGAATGAAAATGCTGAATCAGTTTTACTATTTGATCCGAATCAATGGGGGTTGAATACCCTTGGCGCGGTCTATCCATCACGGGATGGTAAATATATTGCCTACAGCGTAGAGGAAGCAGGAAAGGAAAATCCGATTATAAAAATAATGGAAGTTGAAACAGGAAGGACATTACCTGATTCACTCCAGGGTTGGCGCCAAAGCGGAGTTGCCTGGTTGCCGGACAATTCAGGTTTTTATTATACTGCGAATCCATTGAAGGGCACAGTGCCTGAAGGTGAAGAGAACTACTGGGATGCAGTTTATTTCCATAAACTGGGTACACCAACTTCTGAAGATAAAAAAATATTCTTTCATCCGGAAGTAAAAGAATATTTTCATAATGCGGTAGTCAGTGAGGATGGAAAATATGTATTATTTTATCGCTCAATGTTTTACAAAAATGAAGTTTATATCCAGAGATTAGGCACCAGTGAACCGATGCAACCGATTGCTACGGGTTTTGATGCCGAATACAGCGTAATTCTGGTGGAGGACCGATTGATAATAAAAACAAATCTGGATGCACCAAATGGAAGGGTATTTTCAACGACTCTGGATAAGCTGGATAAGAAATACTGGCAGGAAATCATTCCTGAGTTTGAAGATCACCTTGAATATATTGAAGCAATTGGTGGGCATCTCTACGCAGTTTATATCCATAATGCCCATACGAACATAAAGATTTATACCATAGAAGGGGAATACATCAGAGACCTACCATTGCCAACCATAGGGAGTGCCTGGGTCTGGGGCTACTGGTCAAAGCCTGATGTCTGGGTTTCTTTCAGTTCTTTTACCCATCCCTTAACGATTTATAAATACGCTTTTGAAAGTGATAAATTAATTCTATATCATCGCCCACCGATTGATATTGAGCTATCTAATTTTGTTGTCGAACAGGTGTGGTATGATTCAAAGGATGGAACAAAAATACCAATGTTCTTGGTGCACCATAAGGATATAAAAAAGAATGGCAAAAACCCGGTATATTTGACTGGGTATGGGGGATTTAAGATATCTATCCACCCGCATTTTTCCGTAAATTATGGAGTCTTTCTTGAATCTGGTGGAATGATCGCAATACCTAATCTGCGCGGTGGCGGCGAATTTGGGGATGAATGGCATAAGGCAGGAATGCTTGATAAAAAACAGAATGTCTTTGACGATTTTATTTCTGCGGCGGAATACCTTATTGAGAATAAGTATACGAGTCCTGAGTATCTTGCAATTGGTGGTGCCAG is drawn from candidate division WOR-3 bacterium and contains these coding sequences:
- a CDS encoding prolyl oligopeptidase family serine peptidase; its protein translation is MKYTEKRFPSTKKVPVADCIHGKVIIDEYRWLENFTDDKVQEWIAQQNNLTREYLDKLPQREWLKRRFTELKRYDDISAPRQVLVGDRIFYSAIKKDWERWAYYTKENENAESVLLFDPNQWGLNTLGAVYPSRDGKYIAYSVEEAGKENPIIKIMEVETGRTLPDSLQGWRQSGVAWLPDNSGFYYTANPLKGTVPEGEENYWDAVYFHKLGTPTSEDKKIFFHPEVKEYFHNAVVSEDGKYVLFYRSMFYKNEVYIQRLGTSEPMQPIATGFDAEYSVILVEDRLIIKTNLDAPNGRVFSTTLDKLDKKYWQEIIPEFEDHLEYIEAIGGHLYAVYIHNAHTNIKIYTIEGEYIRDLPLPTIGSAWVWGYWSKPDVWVSFSSFTHPLTIYKYAFESDKLILYHRPPIDIELSNFVVEQVWYDSKDGTKIPMFLVHHKDIKKNGKNPVYLTGYGGFKISIHPHFSVNYGVFLESGGMIAIPNLRGGGEFGDEWHKAGMLDKKQNVFDDFISAAEYLIENKYTSPEYLAIGGASNGGLLTGAALVQAPELFKAVYVGVPLLDMLRYHKYSYANIWAEEYGSADNAEQFEYLIKYSPYHNVKKQKYPAVLFEASDNDPRCHPMHAMKMAAKVQENQTGEAPILLIVRRHAGHGGGTTKSEQIEEDVDMWSFIMSQLGMNLR
- a CDS encoding GWxTD domain-containing protein; its protein translation is MLYRKTVFKKNFISFILGILLIAGCTSNILGAKYYRLLEKERKIYLGLRGIDSIAAYQYLNLPSPVERKAFYEQYWQGKEEEQSEFEKRVEFAFKEFGKYAPLTDDRIPIYVKYGNPTRRYIITPEKKVGIVTREFVRPAEIWTYKNEGIEFDFVRLTRAYKIVAKSEFGEHVRIPYLKEDTTEIAFVNTVFGKKLNFAISYGRFRQRRDLVRLEIYTSIQIDAATDTPLRRRVQVYNEAESLIVERLSSLIPTNGFGSFIYYDEINLWLAPQKYRIAIEYLNPQEQTYGRKEFSVDLLDYKEDAKKISDLVFAKLIDEAISDEKFFKPVGRVIPVVQAALPVSTPFYIYHEVYNLKMQKGQHLLRVDYEVYNKERMRKEIVDIMSHIKSGDGDVAYIAAKYHPMDLPPGNYIIVAKTTDLLSNEQFSAVGEFTLESPSK